The Quercus robur chromosome 7, dhQueRobu3.1, whole genome shotgun sequence genome has a segment encoding these proteins:
- the LOC126691752 gene encoding zinc finger CCCH domain-containing protein 11-like: MPPKQQSKVDVAKKQKIVEDKTFGLKNKNKSKNVQKYVQTLKQSVQPKPDPSKIAAKKKKEEEKAKDKELNDLFKIAVSQPKVPVGVDPKSILCEFYKAGQCAKGFKCKFSHDLNIQRKGEKIDLYSDKRDQETMDDWDQETLEKVVESKKTEYKQNKPTDIVCKYFLEAVEKKQYGWFWVCPNGGKDCHYRHALPPGYVLKSQMKALLEEETEKIPIEEEIENQRAKLTSSTPMTPKLFMQWKNKKISERDAGLAAQQADRAKNDRMSGRELFLSDSSLFVDDAEAYEKYQREPESDVAEQKVNDNSAGDGPSSSAKACGDAEDNDDDDELDMDELNELEASLSNTSLQIRELGTHT, from the exons ATGCCGCCGAAGCAGCAATCGAAGGTGGATGTGGCGAAGAAGCAGAAGATAGTAGAGGACAAGACCTTCGGGCTCAAGAACAAGAATAAGAGCAAGAATGTCCAGAAGTACGTCCAGACTCTCAAGCAGTCCGTACAGCCAAAACCTGATCCTTCTAAGATCGCTGCCAag aagaagaaggaggaagagaaGGCCAAAGATAAGGAGCTGAATGATTTGTTCAAGATTGCTGTCAGTCAGCCCAAAGTGCCAGTTG GTGTTGATCCCAAGTCCATATTGTGTGAATTTTATAAAGCGGGTCAGTGTGCTAAAGGTTTTAAATGCAAGTTCTCACATGATTTGAATATTCAGAGGAAGGGAGAGAAGATTGATCTTTACAGCGATAAGCGTGACCAAG aaaCAATGGATGATTGGGATCAAGAGACTTTAGAGAAGGTTGTTGAATCAAAGAAAACCGAATATAAGCAGAACAAGCCAACTGATATT GTCTGTAAATACTTTTTGGAAGCAGTGGAGAAGAAACAATATGGTTGGTTTTGGGTCTGCCCAAATGGTGGTAAAGACTGCCATTACAGGCATGCTCTTCCTCCTGGATATGTTCTAAAATCTCAGATGAAAGCTCTCTTAGAGGAAGAGACTGAAAAGATACCTATTGAGGAGGAGATTGAAAATCAG cGTGCAAAATTAACATCTTCAACTCCTATGACTCCGAAGTTGTTTATGCAATGGAAGAACAAAAAGATATCAGAAAGAGATGCAGGCTTGGCTGCACAGCAGGCAGATAGGGCTAAGAATGACCGTATGAG TGGCCGTGAGTTATTCCTTTCAGATTCTAGCTTGTTTGTCGATGATGCTGAGGCATATGAGAAGTACCAAAGAGAACCAGAATCTGATGTTGCTGAACAAAAG GTAAATGATAATTCTGCTGGAGATGGACCAAGTAGCTCAGCAAAAGCCTGTGGTGATGCTGAAGACAACGACGACGATGATGAATTGGACATGGATGAATTAAATGAGTTGGAAGCAAGCTTATCAAATACATCACTCCAAATTCGGGAGCTGGGCACTCATACTTAA
- the LOC126691756 gene encoding uncharacterized protein LOC126691756, with protein MDIQARLGSITSHTFCSPKQKPISCSSYSSSNTYSPLVLFCSQRNFQQPQNNDNNNNNNNDKGDKFSTDWDKAWSNFKKQGKKNLFSQFSPDKYVSWNPTRSNYPLSEEVDPVKKAERSNLMLWTSPRFTLAGAIVIVTCLLVYTILAPIK; from the exons ATGGATATTCAAGCTCGACTCGGAAGCATTACATCCCATACTTTCTGttccccaaaacaaaaacccatttcgTGTTCTTCTTATTCTTCCTCTAATACCTACTCTCCTCTCGTTTTGTTCTGCTCCCAAAGGAATTTTCAACAACCTCAAAACAacgataataataacaacaacaacaatgataaAG GTGATAAATTCTCTACAGACTGGGACAAGGCCTGGTCTAACTTTaaaaagcaagggaaaaagaaccTCTTCTCACAGTTTTCTCCTGACAAGTATGTCAGCTGGAACCCTACGCGCTCAAACTATCCACTATCTGAGGAAGTTGATCCCGTCAAGAAAGCAGAGAGGTCAAATCTCATGCTATGGACTAGTCCAAGGTTTACACTAGCAGGGGCCATTGTGATAGTCACATGTCTTTTGGTCTACACCATTCTTGCACCAATCAAGTGA